The window agtcccacatcgaggagtgtgtggactttagttcagtttataagcataagtactactaccaattgcaccaacaaatcatgatcttttgggggcctgtggtgggcttgtggattacccaagttgttgcagttgggccagtatatttgggcttattttcggattcggaggtcgggacttgacccgattttcgaaaaagactcgggatttgacccgggttgtttcaaTATCATAAGCAAAACATGTGCCATTGTTAATATATAGTTTCCCCAGCCATTCCTAAAATTAGTACGGAAAATCCCATCAAAGTTTCTGCACATTGCTTCAACAATTGAATAATTTGGTGATTTGGACAACATGTCTGTTGAGGAGTTAATCGGGAGGCTAAAGGCTCATGAAAAGCGGACTCGTGGGCATGTTGAAGACAATGGGAATCAGCTGCTGCTAACTCAGGAAGAATGGAAGGCAAGAGCTCGTGAACGTAACAAGAGTAGAATAAAGTGCTATAACTGCAACATCTTTGGCCACTATGCAGCAGAGTGCAGAAAACCTAGACAAGACAGAAGACAGAAACAAGAAGTGAAAATTGCAAAGGTTGAGGATGATGAGCCAACGGGCAAATAAAAGTGCCAGACGGGCAGAGAAGTTTATAGCCATAGGGGTTCAGTTCAAGCCATACGGGCTCGGTACAATAGTAAGACGGTCTTAGTTcaatagccatacgggctcagttAAAAGCCATACGGGCTGGAAGATTGCATGAGACAAGTTTAGATTAAGGGGGAGACTGTTGGAATATTAATCTAAACTTgtttattttaaagttttattttattattgttttgtctgttttgttttgaataaatgcGCATGTTGCCACGTTCAGGTAGTTTAGGAGAGTCATGGTGCAGTTAGGAGGTGTGGAGCAGTTCTATGGGAGTGTTGCTAGTTTGTAGGAGTTAGTTTTATCATGTTACTATTTAAGTTTCTTTGCATGTACTCCTGTGTTATCTTAGTGGAAATAGCATATCAGTTTTTCTCTCCAGTTTCAAAGCAAACAAGCGTGTGTATATTGTGAATATCAGGCGTGTTAACTTACATGTTACAGATGTGGTGAACAACGATCATTGAATTCTTTTTGTATAATAATCTTTTTACTAaattaatatcatttattaatatcatGTACTATTTTAGCTTACACTATATAagtattcaataaaataaagaaatatacCAGTGCACGACGGTCAAAAGAACGCGCGCCTGAGGTGTGAGGTGCTTTCCCCTCTTTTCAGGCAGCCTTCTGGACCACACCGGGTTTCACATAAGGAGGCCTATAATTTGCATAAGTCCCTCCATGAGTAGAAATCCACTCATCAGCTCTTTCCTTATCATCACCAACTGTATGACGCAGGTTATTGCGCATGTGTCCGCGTATATAAGCCCTTGCCTCCTGCTCAGTGGAAACTTTTGGATCCCATGTGTAGTAGTGCTCAGAAATTGAACAAATGGACCATTATCAATCATGAAAAATATATCTATAATTAGATAAGCTTGAAAATATATACGAATAAATGACATACCAAGAACTCCTCTGTACATGTATGCCATAAATTCAGAGAATTCTTTTCGATATCTCTCGTGCCTACACAACCATCTGGCCAAAACACACGTGTGATTGCCAATATATTGCGCAACGCCTTTGAACAATCTATCCTAAAATGTTGCAAGAGAACTTGGCATATAACAATCTTTTTATGGTATTAATAATGATGATAGTTAAACCTCTCTTGATGCTTAGTTTTTCATGAGTAGAAAAGAGTTGCAGACGACTGAGTCTAAATTGTTATTTGAAAACtaaaggcttaatgaccttttaaccctcaaaGTTTGGAGGGTTGTTCCGAGTCAGCCTCGATGTTTTAACTCGTTCGATTCAACCCTCCAAGTTTCATGaatgtaccttttaacccttatacCGGTATGATTTAAAAAACCGGTATAAATCGGAGGGTAAAGTAGACAAATCCTAATGTGGGTAAACTTTGAGGgcataagggttaaaaggtacaacCCTCCAAACtttgagggctaaaaggtaAACACTTATATTTGCTTCATCAACTCATGCATTCAAACATCTATTCCTTTTATTACAGTGGCTTCAATCACAAAGAAGCACAAAAATCCACATGTTCGTCGTGGTTCTTAAACTAATGAGTCCGCTATATTCCTTAAGATTTTGTATAATAATAGggttaaaaggtcattaagcctagaTATAATCATGAAATGTGTTTGTGTGCTTTCATTCTTGCCTGACAAAAGTAATCCTGATTTAACTTCTGTGTTTGTCTGGTAATTTAATTTGTTATGTGAGAAAATTCTAATGTTAATGGTTTTAGATGCATTTAGTGACTCCTACTAAAGTCTTAAAGTTTAGTAAAGTTGGTCCTTTAACATCTGATCTTGCTTAATTAAATCCGAGTAGAATAAAAGGAAATAACTAGTTTAACTCAAACTTCCAAGCTTAATTCAACTCCTCAGTTCTCCTCGTTTTCATGCTAAAGTATTATGGATCACATTCACCCTGAACCATTTATCATACAGGTTTTGCTCAATCACATCAAAGTTATAATCCGAACTTAATCCAGATGGTACATTAATTcagatttttaaacaaaaatcatatcaattcagatttttaaacaaaaaagcGAGAATATGGTACATTAATCCGAACTTCTGTCCGTGATCTGGTTGGGCTCCCCTGTTTGTAAGGCTTGTCATTAGTGTATACCCAAAATTTACGAACTCCATCATCAAAACTGTAACGATCATCAAGTGGTTCGTTGTATGGTTTCTGCAGCTTTATATTATCATCGTTTAATGGCAGAGTAGTAAATCCTTCTGTCGGATCAGCCCGACAAATTCCATTGGGGCTTGTTGAAACACATACAATAATCAACAGCAGCATAGTGTAGTAATAGGACATCTTCATTTCGTTTGTGATTGAAGCCAGTGTAACAAGAGAAATAGATGTTTGAATGCATGAGttgaaaaaacaaatataagtgtttaccttcttcaaaaaaaaaatataagtgttTACCATTTAGCCATCAAAGTTTGGAGGgttgtaccttttaacccttatgcCCAAAGTTCACCCTAATTAGGATTTGTCTACTTTACCCTCCGATTTTTACcgtttttttaaaatcataccggtataagggttaaaaggtacattCGAGAGACTTGGAGGGTTGAATCGAACGAATTAGAACATCGAGGCTGACTCGGAACAACCCTCCAAACTTTGAGGGTTAAAAGATCATTAAGCCAAAACTAAAAGAACtagaaaaattttgaaatgaaggaGTTTCATTATATCCATCTTGTTAACAGATTGCTACCTATACAGTTGCCAGTAGGTTAGTTTCTTTCTACAACAATATTGCAAGTTAAAACAGTCAAAATCTAACAAGTAATGTTATTTTGGGTTGAAAAATTAGCTCCATATATCTATGACTCAACGACAATTTTCTGGTCGGTTTTAACTGTTAATCTGATCGAGTTACACATCACTACATCAGAGGCcacttatcatttttttaaaaatctctaTTATCTTCCGAACGATTGTACAGGGCTGTTCTGTTGAAGCTGTTTGCATAACCGAACAAGGAACACATGGATATGATGACTACTCTGTAGTATGTACTCATCATGTCTTGAATACATAAAGCAATGTCCTCTGATATTCCACTCGCCTATATCCTAGACTTGAGAAACACTTGATACTGTGAATATTCTTGTTTTTTCTTTGATAGTTCCgtggaaaaaaaatttggtaAAAGAGCTTACtacattttaaaatactttttGCAGACACTTAAAAGTTTGTAGCAAATACTCGGGATAGTAGTGTAGAAGTAAAAATAGTAGTTTTTTTCTGAATTTACAAGCCTATGATTATTTTTCATAGTGTAGTATActttacattattatattagattgtaaaatatgttaaaacttCCTTTGCAGCTACTGCCATATTCAGTCCTTGAACTAACTGAAATGTCTTATTCCATAACCACCGGGAATTATTCGTCGAGTGGTCCAACTTCGATCATAAGACATCTAtatatgcatgaataatattcatatcaatttcaatatgcatataaacaaaaatacataacaacacaaataaaattacacatataaatattaaagaataagTAAAGATTCATTATATACTTACATTGATTTGATTGGAGTGATGATCGTTGTTGTTATATCATATTTTGTGTGAAATCGTTAAGAAAATTATCTTGCCTTGGTAGAAAAGTGAAgtttaaaaagaagaaagggagGTAGTAGCTACTGCCTGATTATTGACGCTAACTTACGACGGACAGAAAATAGACCGTCATGagttcatttaaatatattattccgTAATGGTCAATTTAAATGTGGCTGGTGGCATTAATTACGGTTGgtgaattataaaatttaaattcatgaaATTTACAACAGATCTGTACTCTCCGTCGTAAGTTCCAGTAAAACAATGTCGGTCTAAGCAttggtattttttattttttcttaaattaggGGGAAATATTTGAATAACCGACTTTGCTACCAAGTTATCCGTCGTAATTACTTACGACGGATATTTGATTTCCGTCGTAAATGGACCAGTTTCTTGTAATGTGTTGGATAATTAGGCAACATTGTTGCTTATGGAAATACATGAATTCCTTGTTGTTAAGTGACTTGAGCATGCCATTCATGGACTAAGACTTGGAGGAGAGAATGTAATGGTGTCAATTACTCAAGTCATTCAAGGTAATGCAAATATTTCATTTGGTGTTATTTTGACTATGCAACAAGCCTTGGAAACTTTTATTACTTGGCCGAGAGACATGTTAGCCGTTAGAAACAATAACGATATCCATGTTTTTTTTGCTCGGGTGGTTAAAAGGGTTAATATGTTTAGCATATCTAGTATATGTTTATTTAGTATgcttatattgattattttcaAGTGCACTTTTTTAGAGAGCAAAGGTCCTAAGAAGAATATAAAGAAAACATTTAAAGTGAACCAGAGCTTGTTGTTGAGATGGGTGAAAATTACCGGTCAGCATTCAAGCACTTAGTCATTTGTGAGCATGGCAAAGAATGCCTTGACTGATGGCTAAACCAATTTCATTGAGTTAAAGCAAATAAGTCTTTGGCTTTCCAAAGAAGCAAACAATTACCTTATCATATATACATGCAATTTGCTGGGTAGGGAAATAGCTAGGTCAATCATTTGCCTTTATATTCACCAAgttaaattttacaaatattctTGTTCTTCCTCTTTTTTTACTTTTTCGCAAATAGTTATAGAATTGAAATGATAACATGTACTCAATATTGCttaatactctctccgtttcaaaatagatgtccactttcaaaaaatcacacagtttaagaaaaatggttgttcacaaattaattcaattaaatgACCATAacatgtggagtgagattgatctaggaaatataaatacgagatatgtggagtataatttactttggaaatatgattttgcattgaaagttgaagtggacaaataatttgaaacataattttttttacaaagtggacatgtaaattaaaaccgagggagtaatatatattgCTTCTTAAATGATCCCCTGAAAAATAACAAGATGGCTAGCATGATAATTGATAAGCTTCCTAGATCAGAGCACAATTTTTTGTCATTGGATGTGGTAATGAGCAAACAAATGATCACGGGCACTAGCTACATAATTCACCGATACTTTCTCATGTCTTGTGTAACTAGAATTTAGTTCTCCGAGATGATTTTTTACtataattctgaatttaaaattttactataaTCATCTTGACTTGCTCACTCACGTACTTTTcttcttgattttgatttaataatgATGCAACTTTAATTAGAGATCACAAATTAAGGCACATAATTGTTGAGTAGTACATGAAAAATAGTAACAGCCTTCCCAATATACTACATATAGAATAAACACCGAACTTAATCAAAATTACATCTATTACAACATAGtgaaatatatttgaataaacaCCCAACTGTAAGGTTTCTAATCTTCTCTGGAGTTTATAATGCGTGAAGAAAGAACCTTCTTTAGTTCGGCGTTGTAAAGATCAGGTTTTTCCATCTGAACTGCATGTCCTCCATCTTCTATGTAGTGCAGTGTTGTATGCCCTCCCAATTGCctgcattttttattttttgatatcaACTTCgtttacaatattttatatatctccccattgtgaaaatatttttcaagcTACTCAATTTTCAGAAGAATCATACTATGAAATTAAAGGTTACTAAGAAAATACTTACATTTTTGTCCTCTCAGCAACATTGGAATTGAAAATTTTGTCATCGTCACCCCACACCAGATGAACTTTCTGCTAACAACAAATTATGTTAATATCATATCTAAATCAATTTAAAACAAGAGAGTAGTAGTCTTTAATTAAGCAAAAGGATATTTAgaacattattttaaaataagtcaCAAACCTGGCTGAGACTAATGGGTTTTACTTCATTATCAGGAATGACCCAAGCTTCCGCCAATTCGGCCTTCTCCTTCCTGTTGTTATAGAACTCCTGCATTAATcaataaatgaaatttaaacattttaaaGTTTGTTTTGTAAATTACTAAAAGACTGAATATCGTAATCATATTACAAAATTCAGTTTTTTCTAACTAGGCCATTAGTATAAACACACTCAACATAGGCAACTTATCTTGCAATGAAAGACTTATTTGTGGAGAAAATTATATCAAActctactttttttttgaaataagcccttattttttgtcaaataacgAATACGAAacacctatttaatatttatatcctaaaattattaaaatatatatatttttaagaaacaaataagggctaatatatttaaacaaaaaacagTTGCCAATCATACCCTATATTTTAGACATTAAAAATAAGGAATTACCCTGAGAAAATCCTTAGCAGCAAACTGAGGTAAATTGACAGGTCCGTGATTACAGATTGTAAGAAACCTGATAAGCCCGTCAGCTGTTTTTGGCATCAAAAACTCTACAAAATTATCAAACCCATAATGATCCAGCAC of the Daucus carota subsp. sativus chromosome 4, DH1 v3.0, whole genome shotgun sequence genome contains:
- the LOC108217050 gene encoding uncharacterized protein LOC108217050, with translation MKMSYYYTMLLLIIVCVSTSPNGICRADPTEGFTTLPLNDDNIKLQKPYNEPLDDRYSFDDGVRKFWHYYTWDPKVSTEQEARAYIRGHMRNNLRHTVGDDKERADEWISTHGGTYANYRPPYVKPGVVQKAA